TTCAAGCCGGTTACTCCTCCTTTTTAAACATCCACTGAAAAGAAGCGGGATCATGTATATTTGCAACTGCCGCCCGAGGGCTGACAGCTAGCTGACAAGCCAAGAAGTTCCAGCAAAGTTAGTATTCTACCCTTTGCCGTTTCTATTCCGTCTTGCTCCGATCAATGTTGATCCAAAAGTGACTGGATACGGCTCATGATCAGGTCGGTTGTTTCTTTTAAGGTCTCGGAGTCCGTTTTTCGCTCGCGAAGCGATGCGATGTCGATCGGCTGGCCGTAAATGATCTTGACGGGACGGAACAACTTGTATGGACCTTTGATCGCAACCGGAATCACAGCCGCATTTGATTTGAGGGCAAACATCGATACGCCGGACATGCCAGGCCCCAATGTTCCATCTTTGCTGCGCGTGCCTTCCGGAAAGATTCCAAAGATTTTTCCCTCTTCAAGCAATTTCAAAGCGGTGCGAATGGCGGTACGGTCGCCCGCCCCCCGTTTTACCGGAAACGCACCGAATTTTTGAATGAGGAAGGAAATCACCGGAATCCGGAACAGCTCTTCCTTTGCCATGAAATGAACCTGTCTGTCGATACCGCTGCCAAGCAGAGGCGGGTCCCATAAAGAGATATGATTGCAACACAGGATAACAGGACCTTCCTTAGGTATATGTTCGGCACCAATGACTTGCCATCGATAAAAGACAGAAAAAACAAATCGAAACAGACCGCGAAATGTACGATAGTAACTCACTGGCTCATTCACCCAATTGCTTGCAAATTTGCAGAATCTCGTCCACAACCTGCGGAATGGTCAACTCTGATGTATCGATCAAAACGGCATCTTCCGCCTGGCGCAACGGGGCCACTTCTCTCTCCATGTCGCGCTTATCCCTCTCGGCAATCTCCGCCTCCAGGGATGCCAGATCGGTTTGGTGCCCTTTCTGCAGCAATTCCTGCAATCTTCGCTCAGCTCGCTTCCGGATCGAGGCTGTGAGGAAGATCTTCACGTCAGCTTCCGGCAGGACATGTGTGCCGATGTCCCGGCCGTCCATGACGACATTGCCGCCTTTGGCCATCTCGCGCTGCAGCACCAGCATCTGCTGGCGTACCAATGCGTAGCTGGCCACTACGGACGCGTACTGACTCACCTGCGGCGTGCGGATCGAATCGGTGATGTCCTGGTCATTCCAGAAGATGCGCTGCGTCTCTCCATCGCGCTGCAGGGTGATGCGATTCTTCATCAGGAGTTCGTATACCGCTTTCTCGTCATCAATCGGTACCTGGTGGGCGAAAGCGGCCCACGCCAGTGCGCGATACATCGAACCGGTATCGATATACAGGTATCCCAGCTGCTTTGCCACCAGTTTGGCTACGGTGCTTTTTCCTGCTCCCGCTGGTCCGTCAATTGCAATATTCATTCTGTGCTCACCTGCTATGTATGAGGGCTGGAAAGAAACCAAAACAAGAAAAGCTTCTGTCGAAGCCCCTGCATCACTTTCTCAACTCTCTATGTTGTCTTTAATAGTACCATAGTATGGAAGCATGCGCAAACCTTTAAGGTCTGTGCATAACTCCCTCCAGCCGTTCCGTTTCCACCAGTGTGCTGCGCAGCGGCTCAAACGAAAGCAGCATTTCTCCGGCCATCAGCAAACAAGCGCATAGGACGATCGCGAGGATCATGCCCTTTTCCATGCGCCGGGAAAAGCGGGTAAATTGCCGGTCGAAGTCATCAGCCATGAGACATCACCTTTCCGACTGTTTTACTCGATTGCCCCTTTTTTTCGCATCTCGAGCTGCCTTTCATAGCAGGCGCGGACAATCTTGGCCCGGTCTGATTCGCTGATCTGCACGAACTTGACGGAGACCCATTGATGCTTGCCCTTTTCTTTAGGGGCTTTGACGCGAACGATCTCCCCTTCGGCATACGCGTGCTGCACCTGACCCGCTTTGTTCGGAAGCGAGAGCCAAATCTTCAGGGTGTCCTGTTCCTTCAAGCGGTACGTCTCCTGGCAGGTGAAGGACAGTCCGCCTCCGCTCAGATCAGCGGTCCTCGCCAGAAAGTGGTAGTTCCGGATCGAATCGTCCAGCTTGACGGCAATCTCGATGCTGGTTTGAATCCGCAGGTAATTGCGCCGCTGGTTCCGTCTGACCTCCTCTTTTGCAGGCAGGCTCATGTGCAGGACAGGAATGTTCTCGCTGTACCGGCCGAGTATCGTGGTGGGGAATTCATAGCGCGACCCGTCTACGCCAATGTACCAGGCATGGCATGCGGTACCCGCCAGCAGAGGAGAGGTTCGTCCTGTTTTCTCGCTGATGGGAAGCTCGATGACAGCGATCTGATCCCGTAAATCCGCAACCCTGGATTTATACGTGTAGAGCTGGTTCTCCTCCCCGTCACCCGTGAGGTCAAGGTGGATGGTTTGTCCGATTTTTGGCAGCATGGCTAAGCTTCCCCCTTTTACTCCTCATACCTCTTCCATTATAACTGGTTCTATCTGTTAACGGCAAATAGGGAAAACCGCATGCATTCGGCTTTCCCATCGACTTTGCCATCTGTTTGGTTCCTGCTGGGCCTGTCTACTCCCGTGCCCTGTCTTCCCCGCCCGTGGTCATCTTGACGATCTCTTCTTCCTCCCCGGAGAGCGCGTTGATGTAGACCATATAGGCGTTGCCGTCGAAGTCGCAGGTCAGCTCCCAGCAGAGGACTTCATTGCCGTCATCTTTACCTTCGATTACGGCCAGCCGCTGTTCCGTCACTTTGACGCTCGGATTTACCTTCTTTCTCGCTTCCTCTCTGGACACCTTCGGCTTCTGCAGGATGCGCTGCTTGTTGTTGAACAGGTACTCGGTGGCGTTAAAGCTGACGACACTGCCGTTGTCCAGCGCTGTTTTTACGGTCACCGCATCGGGGTAGATGCGCACCTGGTTCTTCTCCGGCACAAAGGTGAGGACAGCCATCCCCTCGTATCCGTCTCTTTCGGCCACGACCATATCGGTATAGCCGTGTGCTTCCAAAAACTTTTTGGCGCTGGCTTCCGCCTGTTCCATCGTCAACCGCTGCTCTCCTACATCCCGTTCATTCATCAGCCAGGCGACCTTGCCTCCCCGCTTGGTCACATCCATGTAGATCGGCGAAGACGCATGGCCTGACGTAATTCGCACGCTGTACGCGGAATATTCTTCTGCCTTGCCATTGGGGTCCACTTCGACCTTGGCTTGGTTTTGATCGAGTCCGGTAAAGTCCAACGCGATTTTTCTCGCTTCCTCTTCGGAGACTGGCTTGCCGTCGATCCCTTTGATCCGCTGCTGTTTCTTCTTGTCCAGGCTTTGGATGCTGGTCCCCCAATCCACCTCGGGGAATTCCTGCACCTTCTTTTCAATCGTTCGGAAACCGTCGATGATGGTGTTGTCGCTCTTTTTGTCATCCGACGCCAGAGCGGTTTCCACATCCATCCAGCGCAGGCGCCTGTCTAGGACGTTGGTCTGGACGTGACGCAATTGATCCTGAATGCTCTTGGAGTGGTTGTGCAATACCCGCAGCGTCTGGTACTCCTTTTCGGTCAACGGTTTTTTCTCGAGATCCCTGACCGCTACCTTGTACGAAAAGTCGGCTACCTTGGAGAGAAATTCTTCGGTATTGTTAAAAGGCATCAGCGTCAGCGGGAGCTGCCCCACATCGGATTGGGCAGCGTAGGCGAGGCGCCACACATTCGTCAGCGACGGGGTCATCTGGCTTCGCGAATTGATCACCAATGCTTTACCCAGCTCATCATGCAGCTTGTCGATGTGGTAGTTGAGATCGTGGAAAGCTCGTTGATACTGGTTTTCCGCCTTGATCAGGATCGAGTTTTTCTCATTGTGCTCCTGGTACCCCCACATCCCGGCACCTACCAGGCCGATCAGGGCTACCGGCATGAGCACGCGCGCTACTGCTCCGTATACCATGTCAAAACCATCCTCCCTTCGTAGTTACCGGCAAAAGATATGCCTTCCGATTCGTTTTACCTGGGGCCGGCTCCAAATCCATTTGGACGTCGCCGTCGCCGGGTTGAAATAGTAGGTGCAACCGCCTGTCGGATCCCATCCGTTCAAAGCGTCGCGAACCGCTTTTTTTGCTTGCGCATTCGGGGTGAGCCAGATCTGCCCGTCCGCTACCGCCGTAAAGGCTCTGGGCTCAAAAATGACGCCGGAAGGGGTATCGGGAAAAGACGGGCTCTCGATGCGATTCAAGATGACAGCGGCGATGGCCACTTGCCCCTCATAGGGCTCTCCGCGGGCTTCTCCATACACGGCATTCGCCATGAGCTTCATGTCATTTTCTGATAATCGAGAGGGATGAAAACTCTGTGTCGTGTTCGCTTTTGTTTTGGCTTTAGCTGGAGCGGCCGCCTCCACTTCCTGAATCGGGGCAAGGGGCTTCTCCGCTCGTCCCGCAACGACTAAACATCCGATGACAAGCGCCAGCACCGCCAGTACGCCTGCACGCAACCTCGGTCCCACAGCAACATCCTCCTTGGCATATCATGCAATCTTTGCATAGTGTTAGTGGAGCCGGATTGGTTTATGCACCATCAGCAGGACGAGATGAGAAAAAGCTGAACGCCCAAACAAAAAAGAACCGGCTGCTATCGCCGGTTCTCCTTTTAGGTCTGTACCTAATGGGGAATGTTTCCACTTGCCCTGGTCAGGCTTTTCAATTTTCCTCGTGAATACTAAAATGCCTGTCGTTGTTGCAAAGGCATTGCTTAAAGCCCGTATCCACTTTGCCGGAAGGATCTCGTCTTCCCCGGAGCGTAAATTTTTCTCCGCATACATTGCAGCGAATGGTCACTTTTGCTCGTTGATTGACTGGCACAATACGTCTCCTCCTCCGTACTATTGTGGACGGGAAGTCAGCGTTTTAGAACCAAAATCATGGGCCCGCTTCACTTTTTTCAGCGCTTGCCACCAGAGCAGGAGCATGAATGGCACGATCAGCCAAAACCAGTATTCGGTCGTCAAAAAGATGGCATTATACAGCGCGTGCAAACCGATGGGCAAACAAAGCGACATCCACAAGCGGCGCAGCTCCAGGCGATGCGCGCCGGAGAACTTCGCTTTGCCCAGGTAAAAGCCCATCCAGACCCCGAACAGGGCATGGCCGGAGACCGGGAGAAGCGCACGCCAAAAAGCGATGTCCACACCGTTTAGCACCAGATAAAACAGGTTTTCCAATGTGGCAAATCCCAAAGAAACGGCTACCGCGTAAACGATCCCGTCGTATGGCTCGTCGAATTCTACATGTTTATAGACAGCGAAGTAAATGACCATCCACTTGAAAAACTCTTCTACCACCGCCGACTGGAAAATACTGGCGAACAGTTCGTTTTGCCAGTTCCACTCGTTCTGCATAATATACTGCAGAACCATCACAGGAAACACCAAAAGAACCCCGAACAGGAATGAACGAGTAACCAGAGAAATCGGTTCGGGCTCCAGATTGTCACGGAGATAAAAATAACTCAGGATGGCGATACCAGGGGCGATTGCCGCACCGATCACAGCAAGCATCTGAGTATTGCTCCTTTACATAAGACTGTAATCCATCGTACCATGAATACTGGTGAGTTGAAAACCCGTACAGGAGAGAGAGTATATGCAAAAGAAAGTTTTGGTCATCAACACTGGCGGCACGATCGCCATGTCCATAGATGAAAGCGAGCGCGTAAAACCCCAGGAAGAGCACGCTGTCGAAAAAATACAGCCGCTGCTTCAGCGCTATGCCGACGTGACGATGATAAACTATCTGAACTTGCCAAGTCCGCATATGACGCCTGAAATCATGAACCAGCTCCGCCTCTTCATCCAGGAGGAGCTGATGCAGCACGGCTATGACGGCGTGGTCGTCACGCATGGGACAGACACCCTGGAGGAAACCGCCTATTTCCTCGATCTCACGCTGCCGATTACCGTCCCGATCGTCGTCACTGGCGCGATGCGCAGCAGCAATGAGCTGGGCGCGGACGGACCGGTCAATCTGATTTCTGCGGTGCGGACGGCTGCCGATCCACAAAGCAGCAACAAAGGGGTACTGGTCGTATTCAACGACGAAATCCACGCTGCCAGACACGTCACCAAGACACACACCAGCAATGTCGCGACCTTCCAGTCTCCTCAGTACGGCCCGATTGGCACGATCGCGAAGAAGCACGTCAGCTACCACCATGCCCCGCTGGTCCGGGAGCATTACCCAATCGCCAATCCGACGGCCAACGTGCCGCTTTTAAAAGCCGTGGCAGGCATGGATCCGCGCTGGCTTGCTTTTCTCTTTGACCAGCCAGTAGACGGACTTGTCCTGGAAGCATTTGGGCTGGGAAATGTGCCCCCCGCCATCCTCCCCGAGATCCAGAAGCTGCTGGACAAAGGAATTCCGATCGTTCTCGTCTCCCGCTGCTTTAACGGGCAGGTTCAAGACGTGTACGATTACGACGGCGGCGGTCGTCAGCTGAAAGAAATGGGTGTCATCTTCTCCAATGGACTAAATGGGCAAAAAGCCCGCCTGAAACTGATGGCGGCCCTGCAACAGACCAAAGACTTTGCCGAGCTGCAGCAGTTGTTCGACCGATAGATGCAAAAAAACCTCCTTGCGGGTGCAAGGAGGTTTTTCTATGGTCAATCAATCCATGAATCGAATCGACTTTTATACCCAGCCACGGAAGCGGGAAGCTTCAGCCGTTTTGCGGACACCCACCATGTATGCAGCCAAACGCATGTCGATACGGCGGGTTTGCGCCAGGGAATATACGTTATCAAATGCTTTTACCAGCACTTTTTCCAGCTTTTCGATGACTTCTTCTTCGGACCAGTAGTAACCTTGGTTGTTTTGTACCCACTCGAAGTAAGATACGGTTACGCCGCCGGCGCTGGCCAGTACGTCCGGCACGAGCAGAATGCCGCGCTCTGTGAGGATTTTGGTCGCTTCCAGCGTGGTAGGTCCATTCGCTGCTTCTACAACGATCTGGGCTTTAATATTATGGGCATTTTCCGCCGTGATCTGGTTCTCGATCGCAGCCGGCACCAGAATATCGCAATCCAGTTCCAAAAGCTCTTTGTTTGTAATGGTATTGGTAAACAATTTCGTAACGGTCCCGAAGGAATCACGACGGTCCAGGAGATAGTCGATGTCCAAGCCGTTCGGATCGTAGAGGGCACCGTATGCGTCGGAGATGCCGACGACTTTCGCGCCCGCGTCATGCATGAATTTGGACAGGTAGCTTCCTGCGTTTCCGAAGCCCTGTACAACCACACGCGCACCTTTCAGATCGATGCCGCGGCGCTTGGCTGCTTCGTGAATGCAGATGGTTACCCCTTTTGCCGTCGCGGTTTCACGACCGTGGGAACCGCCCAGTGCGATCGGTTTTCCGGTAATGAAGCCAGGGGCATCAAATTCCCGAATCCGGCTGTACTCGTCCATCATCCAAGCCATAATTTGCGAGTTCGTGAACACGTCAGGAGCAGGAATGTCTTTTGTTGGACCGACAATTTGGCTGATTGCGCGAACATAACCGCGGCTCAGGCGCTCCAGTTCACGGAACGACATTTCACGCGGGTCGCAGATAATGCCGCCTTTACCGCCGCCATAAGGCAGGTCGACGATGCCGGCTTTCAGGCTCATCCAAATTGCAAGCGCTTTAACTTCATCCTCTGTAACCTCAGGGTGGAAACGAATGCCCCCCTTGGCAGGACCAACTGCATCGTTATGCTGTGCGCGATAACCGGTAAAGACCTTTACTTCTCCGTTGTCCATGCGAACCGGAATGCGTACGGTCAGAACGCGCAACGGCTCCTTCAAGAGTTCGTACATTGCTTCCTGGTAACCTAGCTTTTCAAGTGCTTCTTTGATCACCGTTTGGGTAGAATGCAACAAGTTCAAGCTCTCTTGTTGTTTTTTCTGTCCTTGGGTGTTTTCGGTTACCACTTCGTGATTACCCATTACATATTCACCTCAAAATAGTTGTCGGTAAACCCATCGTTAAGTATACACGCTTGTATCAGGGATGAGAAGATGAAAATTCCCTTTTGCGGCGTAATCGGCACTTTTGGGCTAGCCACAACTGTTTTTTTCAGCCGTTCTCTGCACGGTCCCGTTTCGCCAACTGTTCGTCGGGAGTGCTCTCGCACGGGGGCAGCGGACAATTGCGGATGGAGATAGCTTGCCCGTTTGATCCCGTGCTCATTACCTCGCATGCACCCGTTCACTGTCAAAACGCTCAGTTCCCCCTTATAATATTCGTAGCAGCACACGCTTTCTAATCGGAGGTTCCTCATGAAAAAGAAGAGAATCTTGTTCGTTTTCGCCCATCCCGATGACGAGACCTTTACCTCGGGAGTAACCATCTGTCACTACGCGAACCAGCCGGATGTCTCCATCCACCTGCTGTGCGCCACCAGAGGAGAGGCAGGCAAGCCTGGCAATCCTCCTATATGCACACAAGAAGAGCTCCCTTTCGTGCGTGAAAAAGAGCTGATGCAGGCCGCTGCCATCCTGGGGATCGACAGTGTGGAGTTTATGGGGTACGTAGACAAACAGCTCTCCCATGTTCCCGCGGAGGAGCTCGCCGCAAAAATTCAGGATGCGATCAAGCAGCACCAGCCCCAAATCGTCATCACGTTTGTTCCTCACGGCATCTCCGGCCATCCCGACCATCAGGCGATTTCTGCGGCAACCCGCCTGGCTGTCGAAAGGTTCGGTCCGGATACACCTGTTCAAAAGCTGTACTATGTAACGCATGCCACTGAAAAGACCTTCGGCGATATGGCCCCTCCCTATACCGATCCGCTGTCCTCGATTACGACGTTGATTTCCGCTCCCCAGTATGTGAAGCAGGTGGCACAGGCTTTGGCCGCCCATCGGACACAGCATCTCTCCGTCCAGCGCGTATTTCCCGGCGTGCTTCAGGGAGACACCACATACGTCCGGGATACGAACTATTTCATACGGGTCCATCTCGATGATCAACCCGCCACAGCCGATCGGGAAAAGGAGTCGGATCTGTTTGCGGGGGTTCTCGCGTAACTCTTGAGGATCGCCTCGGGTATCGCCTCCGGTATCGCCCTGGAGTATCGTCTCGAGATATCGCCACGGGCGTCGGGCAGATCCTGTCTGCCATCCCCCGTATATACAGGTAGAGCACCCGGCCATTGGCCCGGTGCTCTTTTTACTCGCATACTGCGATGTCGTGTATTTAACGAAAATGCCTGCAGATTTCCTTGACAGCATCGTCTGAGAAGACTACTTTTCCGTATTCTTCCAAAACATATACGGTAGTCGGAGTCGCCTCTCCGTATTCAGAGAGGATCGCAATCAGCTTTTGATAGCGCTCCTGGTCCACGTCAAGCTCCTCGAGTACGAGATAGTATTTCCCTTGGTAAAAATAGGCTGCTCCGCCATTTATCAAGAAAGCGTTTATCCGATGAGCCGCTTCGACC
This sequence is a window from Brevibacillus composti. Protein-coding genes within it:
- a CDS encoding PIG-L deacetylase family protein, which codes for MKKKRILFVFAHPDDETFTSGVTICHYANQPDVSIHLLCATRGEAGKPGNPPICTQEELPFVREKELMQAAAILGIDSVEFMGYVDKQLSHVPAEELAAKIQDAIKQHQPQIVITFVPHGISGHPDHQAISAATRLAVERFGPDTPVQKLYYVTHATEKTFGDMAPPYTDPLSSITTLISAPQYVKQVAQALAAHRTQHLSVQRVFPGVLQGDTTYVRDTNYFIRVHLDDQPATADREKESDLFAGVLA
- a CDS encoding Glu/Leu/Phe/Val family dehydrogenase yields the protein MGNHEVVTENTQGQKKQQESLNLLHSTQTVIKEALEKLGYQEAMYELLKEPLRVLTVRIPVRMDNGEVKVFTGYRAQHNDAVGPAKGGIRFHPEVTEDEVKALAIWMSLKAGIVDLPYGGGKGGIICDPREMSFRELERLSRGYVRAISQIVGPTKDIPAPDVFTNSQIMAWMMDEYSRIREFDAPGFITGKPIALGGSHGRETATAKGVTICIHEAAKRRGIDLKGARVVVQGFGNAGSYLSKFMHDAGAKVVGISDAYGALYDPNGLDIDYLLDRRDSFGTVTKLFTNTITNKELLELDCDILVPAAIENQITAENAHNIKAQIVVEAANGPTTLEATKILTERGILLVPDVLASAGGVTVSYFEWVQNNQGYYWSEEEVIEKLEKVLVKAFDNVYSLAQTRRIDMRLAAYMVGVRKTAEASRFRGWV
- the prsW gene encoding glutamic-type intramembrane protease PrsW, which gives rise to MLAVIGAAIAPGIAILSYFYLRDNLEPEPISLVTRSFLFGVLLVFPVMVLQYIMQNEWNWQNELFASIFQSAVVEEFFKWMVIYFAVYKHVEFDEPYDGIVYAVAVSLGFATLENLFYLVLNGVDIAFWRALLPVSGHALFGVWMGFYLGKAKFSGAHRLELRRLWMSLCLPIGLHALYNAIFLTTEYWFWLIVPFMLLLWWQALKKVKRAHDFGSKTLTSRPQ
- a CDS encoding lysophospholipid acyltransferase family protein, producing MSYYRTFRGLFRFVFSVFYRWQVIGAEHIPKEGPVILCCNHISLWDPPLLGSGIDRQVHFMAKEELFRIPVISFLIQKFGAFPVKRGAGDRTAIRTALKLLEEGKIFGIFPEGTRSKDGTLGPGMSGVSMFALKSNAAVIPVAIKGPYKLFRPVKIIYGQPIDIASLRERKTDSETLKETTDLIMSRIQSLLDQH
- the cmk gene encoding (d)CMP kinase — its product is MNIAIDGPAGAGKSTVAKLVAKQLGYLYIDTGSMYRALAWAAFAHQVPIDDEKAVYELLMKNRITLQRDGETQRIFWNDQDITDSIRTPQVSQYASVVASYALVRQQMLVLQREMAKGGNVVMDGRDIGTHVLPEADVKIFLTASIRKRAERRLQELLQKGHQTDLASLEAEIAERDKRDMEREVAPLRQAEDAVLIDTSELTIPQVVDEILQICKQLGE
- the ypeB gene encoding germination protein YpeB; this translates as MVYGAVARVLMPVALIGLVGAGMWGYQEHNEKNSILIKAENQYQRAFHDLNYHIDKLHDELGKALVINSRSQMTPSLTNVWRLAYAAQSDVGQLPLTLMPFNNTEEFLSKVADFSYKVAVRDLEKKPLTEKEYQTLRVLHNHSKSIQDQLRHVQTNVLDRRLRWMDVETALASDDKKSDNTIIDGFRTIEKKVQEFPEVDWGTSIQSLDKKKQQRIKGIDGKPVSEEEARKIALDFTGLDQNQAKVEVDPNGKAEEYSAYSVRITSGHASSPIYMDVTKRGGKVAWLMNERDVGEQRLTMEQAEASAKKFLEAHGYTDMVVAERDGYEGMAVLTFVPEKNQVRIYPDAVTVKTALDNGSVVSFNATEYLFNNKQRILQKPKVSREEARKKVNPSVKVTEQRLAVIEGKDDGNEVLCWELTCDFDGNAYMVYINALSGEEEEIVKMTTGGEDRARE
- a CDS encoding asparaginase, with the translated sequence MQKKVLVINTGGTIAMSIDESERVKPQEEHAVEKIQPLLQRYADVTMINYLNLPSPHMTPEIMNQLRLFIQEELMQHGYDGVVVTHGTDTLEETAYFLDLTLPITVPIVVTGAMRSSNELGADGPVNLISAVRTAADPQSSNKGVLVVFNDEIHAARHVTKTHTSNVATFQSPQYGPIGTIAKKHVSYHHAPLVREHYPIANPTANVPLLKAVAGMDPRWLAFLFDQPVDGLVLEAFGLGNVPPAILPEIQKLLDKGIPIVLVSRCFNGQVQDVYDYDGGGRQLKEMGVIFSNGLNGQKARLKLMAALQQTKDFAELQQLFDR
- a CDS encoding flagellar brake protein; the protein is MLPKIGQTIHLDLTGDGEENQLYTYKSRVADLRDQIAVIELPISEKTGRTSPLLAGTACHAWYIGVDGSRYEFPTTILGRYSENIPVLHMSLPAKEEVRRNQRRNYLRIQTSIEIAVKLDDSIRNYHFLARTADLSGGGLSFTCQETYRLKEQDTLKIWLSLPNKAGQVQHAYAEGEIVRVKAPKEKGKHQWVSVKFVQISESDRAKIVRACYERQLEMRKKGAIE